In Macadamia integrifolia cultivar HAES 741 chromosome 1, SCU_Mint_v3, whole genome shotgun sequence, a single window of DNA contains:
- the LOC122079666 gene encoding actin-histidine N-methyltransferase, with product MVSFGASKMLMATRARDFVSISTTSLTQFRLRTYASSPTATAFHSARIVPHPPDLISWVKREGGLVHSGLKIANEDSYGLGVVAAEDIPKGADLIALPHHLPLRFQSIDSGMVDGGGGGGLESVLAQLARQVPEELWAMKLGLKLLQERAMVGSFWWPYISNLPETYSVPIFFPGEDIKNLQYAPLLHQVNKRCRFLLDFEKEVKGLLKNVGTNEHPFRGQEVDASSLGWAMSAVSSRAFRLHGERLSDGTHANVPMMLPLIDMCNHSFYPNAQIVQQDDAKSLKMVVKVVAETQIKRDDAITLNYGCLSNDFFLLDYGFVIPSNPYDCIELRYDGALLDAASMAAGVESPNFSSPAPWQQQILSQLNLEGEVANLKVTLGGTELVEGRLLAALRVLLASDMESIQKYDLNTLKLASAEAPLGVSNEVAALRTVIALCVIALGHFPTKIMEDESLLKGGVSRTRELAIQFRIQKKSIIVDAMRDLTRQVKILLSKETATTQC from the exons ATGGTGAGCTTTGGTGCTTCTAAGATGTTAATGGCGACGAGGGCCAGAGATTTCGTTAGTATATCAACAACCTCTTTGACCCAATTTCGGCTTCGAACTTACGCTTCATCTCCTACTGCCACTGCATTTCATTCGGCTCGGATAGTTCCTCACCCACCAGATTTGATCAGTTGGGTCAAGAGGGAAGGGGGTTTAGTTCACAGTGGGTTGAAGATTGCAAATGAAGACTCGTATGGCCTCGGTGTGGTGGCTGCTGAAGATATTCCTAAAGGGGCTGACCTCATCGCTCTTCCCCATCATTTGCCGCTTCGCTTTCAGTCTATTGATTCAGGTATGGTTgatggtggaggaggaggaggtctTGAGTCTGTTTTAGCCCAATTAGCTCGTCAAGTGCCTG AGGAACTGTGGGCAATGAAATTGGGTTTGAAGCTTCTCCAAGAAAGAGCAATGGTTGGTTCCTTCTGGTGGCCGTACATCAGCAATCTCCCTGAGACTTACAGTGTACCCATTTTCTTTCCTGGAGAGGATATAAAGAATTTACAGTATGCGCCTCTTCTTCATCAG GTGAATAAGAGGTGCCGGTTTCTTCTTGATTTTGAGAAAGAAGTCAAAGGTCTGCTCAAGAATGTTGGAACAAATGAGCACCCTTTCAGGGGCCAAGAGGTGGATGCAAGTTCTCTTGGTTGGGCCATGTCAGCTGTTTCTTCTCGGGCATTTCGTCTGCATGGGGAAAGGCTCTCAGATGGGACACACGCTAATGTGCCTATGATGCTTCCTCTCATTGATATGTGCAACCACAGTTTCTACCCAAATGCTCAAATTGTCCAGCAAGATGATGCAAAGAGCCTAAAGATGGTAGTTAAG GTTGTGGCAGAGACACAGATCAAACGAGATGATGCAATAACGCTAAACTATGGTTGTTTGAGCAATGATTTTTTCCTTCTAGACTATGGGTTTGTGATTCCATCAAATCCATATGACTGTATTGAGCTCAGGTATGATGGAGCTCTTTTGGATGCTGCAAGCATGGCTGCTGGGGTTGAATCCCCCAACTTCTCTTCACCTGCCCCATGGCAGCAACAGATTCTTTCCCAGCTGAATTTGGAAGGAGAAGTTGCTAACCTCAAG GTGACTTTAGGAGGCACTGAATTGGTGGAAGGCCGCTTGTTGGCAGCTTTAAGAGTCCTCCTTGCAAGTGATATGGAATCAATACAGAAATATGATTTGAATACCCTTAAGTTGGCATCAGCTGAAGCTCCACTTGGGGTATCAAACGAAGTAGCCGCTCTTCGCACTGTTATTGCATTGTGTGTGATTGCACTGGGGCACTTTCCCACGAAAATAATGGAGGATGAATCTCTATTGAAGGGAGGTGTTTCACGAACAAGAGAGTTGGCAATCCAGTTCAGGATCCAAAAGAAATCTATCATCGTAGATGCGATGAGAGATCTAACTCGGCAGGTGAAGATACTATTGTCGAAGGAAACAGCCACAACCCAATGTTGA
- the LOC122079671 gene encoding uncharacterized protein LOC122079671: MEQMMKNTTNTNNYSGGWEKLRSSHLGIPIHSQVRKIKQEYEKIKKDPSPPQLEIRPVVKEITRQPSRSPLGRVGQPISVGDS; the protein is encoded by the coding sequence ATGGagcagatgatgaagaacaccACCAATACCAACAACTACAGTGGAGGATGGGAGAAATTGAGAAGTAGTCATCTGGGTATTCCAATTCACAGCCAAGTGAGGAAGATTAAGCAAGAGTATGAGAAGATTAAGAAGGACCCATCACCTCCACAGCTTGAAATAAGGCCTGTAGTTAAGGAGATCACAAGGCAGCCCTCACGCTCTCCGTTGGGACGAGTGGGCCAACCAATCTCTGTTGGTGACTCATAG